A genomic window from Microbacterium sp. ET2 includes:
- a CDS encoding amidohydrolase, whose amino-acid sequence MSDALAITGGYVVPVAGDPIDGGTVVIVDGVITAVGGHSTEIPEGARVIDATGKWVLPGFVEAHGHLGVHEDGEGWSGNDTNEMTDPNGARFRALDGIDIEEVGFRDALRGGVTTAVIKPGSGNPIGGRTVAMKTWGGRTVDEQVLAHDVSVKSALGENPKRVYGDKKQTPSTRLGVAAVLRQAFVEARTYAEKRAAAATKGEPFERDLGKETLAAVLDGDLLWDQHCHRHDDIATAIRLSEEFGYRLVVNHGTEGHKVADVLAEKDIPVIFGPMLTSRSKVELRDRAIGNLALIAAAGVRVAITTDHPVVPIEQIRLQAILAVREGLPARTALEALTVNPASILRLDDRVGALAEGLDGDVVVWSGDPLDVDSAVEQVFIGGAPVLEPAGDDSAPRVVERWERFARRSWMA is encoded by the coding sequence ATGTCTGACGCACTCGCGATCACCGGTGGTTACGTCGTCCCCGTCGCCGGGGACCCGATCGACGGGGGGACGGTCGTCATCGTCGACGGCGTCATCACCGCCGTCGGAGGTCACTCGACCGAGATCCCCGAGGGTGCCCGAGTCATCGATGCGACGGGGAAGTGGGTGCTCCCCGGTTTCGTCGAGGCTCACGGCCACCTCGGTGTGCACGAGGACGGCGAGGGGTGGTCGGGCAACGACACCAACGAGATGACCGACCCCAACGGCGCGCGCTTCCGGGCGCTCGACGGCATCGACATCGAAGAGGTCGGGTTCCGCGACGCGCTGCGGGGCGGGGTGACGACCGCGGTCATCAAGCCCGGGTCGGGGAACCCCATCGGCGGACGCACGGTGGCCATGAAGACGTGGGGCGGGCGAACGGTCGACGAGCAGGTTCTCGCGCACGACGTGTCGGTCAAGTCCGCCCTCGGCGAGAACCCCAAGCGGGTCTACGGCGACAAGAAGCAGACGCCCTCCACCCGGCTCGGGGTCGCGGCCGTGCTGCGTCAGGCGTTCGTCGAGGCGCGCACGTACGCCGAGAAGCGGGCCGCCGCCGCGACGAAGGGCGAGCCGTTCGAGCGCGACCTCGGCAAGGAGACCCTCGCGGCGGTGCTCGACGGCGACCTCCTGTGGGATCAGCACTGCCACCGCCACGACGACATCGCCACCGCGATTCGCCTCTCCGAGGAGTTCGGCTACCGCCTGGTCGTCAATCACGGCACCGAGGGGCACAAGGTCGCCGACGTGCTGGCGGAGAAGGACATCCCGGTGATCTTCGGACCGATGCTGACGTCGCGCTCGAAGGTCGAGCTGCGCGATCGCGCGATCGGCAACCTCGCGCTCATCGCCGCGGCCGGCGTGCGGGTCGCGATCACCACCGATCACCCCGTCGTGCCGATCGAGCAGATCCGGCTGCAGGCGATCCTCGCCGTCCGCGAGGGTCTCCCCGCCCGGACCGCGCTCGAGGCGCTCACCGTGAATCCCGCGTCGATCCTGCGTCTGGATGATCGGGTGGGGGCGCTCGCCGAGGGACTCGACGGCGACGTCGTCGTCTGGTCGGGCGATCCGCTCGACGTGGACTCGGCCGTCGAGCAGGTCTTCATCGGCGGTGCGCCTGTGCTCGAGCCCGCAGGCGACGATTCCGCACCGCGGGTCGTGGAGCGTTGGGAGCGCTTCGCCCGGCGCTCGTGGATGGCCTGA
- a CDS encoding class I SAM-dependent methyltransferase, which translates to MTRPFRRYSAGARWYDLLSGERWVYRAGRVAGIGLMDLRPGDIVLDLGCGTGLNFPLVRAAVGEAGHIVGVDRSADMLAVAQGRVRREGWPNVTLIEADAAELDIVDVRERVEAATGRPGGVDGVLSTYALSVMRGSAGEAWARAVDLVRPDGALGVVDMQPPTGRWRILSPLARLACAFGGADIQARPWRFVARDAAPGSVREAVVRGGHIVAAVGRLPGPDALTVRS; encoded by the coding sequence ATGACCAGGCCCTTCCGCCGCTACAGCGCTGGAGCCCGGTGGTACGACCTGCTCTCGGGGGAGCGGTGGGTCTACCGGGCCGGTCGAGTCGCCGGTATCGGGCTGATGGATCTGCGGCCCGGTGACATCGTTCTCGACCTCGGCTGCGGTACGGGGCTGAACTTCCCGCTCGTGCGCGCCGCAGTCGGAGAGGCCGGCCACATCGTGGGCGTCGACCGCAGCGCCGACATGCTCGCCGTCGCACAGGGCCGGGTGCGCCGCGAGGGCTGGCCGAACGTCACCCTCATCGAGGCGGACGCGGCCGAGCTCGACATCGTGGACGTGCGCGAACGGGTCGAGGCGGCTACCGGGCGCCCAGGCGGTGTCGATGGGGTGCTGTCGACCTATGCGCTGAGCGTCATGCGCGGCAGCGCGGGGGAGGCGTGGGCGCGCGCAGTGGATCTCGTTCGTCCCGACGGGGCGCTCGGGGTCGTAGACATGCAGCCGCCCACCGGACGCTGGCGGATCCTCTCGCCGCTCGCGCGCCTCGCGTGCGCCTTCGGGGGTGCCGACATCCAGGCCCGGCCGTGGCGTTTCGTCGCCCGCGACGCCGCGCCCGGGTCGGTGCGGGAGGCCGTGGTGCGCGGCGGTCACATCGTCGCCGCCGTCGGCCGGTTGCCGGGACCGGACGCACTCACCGTCCGCTCGTGA
- a CDS encoding transglutaminase family protein: MKRLRIEHSTGFSYQGNVSASYNEARMLPGSTDSQFVLNSSLEIEPSTSVNHYVDYFGTRVASFDVLSPHAALQITARSLVEVRSRPIAHTPLTWHELGDEAAASVATIEQLGQTARTRPHPEVAELARSIAADHTHPGEAAHAISVAVGDAVEYMHGVTGVHSTASDAWTSRKGVCQDITHITLGALREVGIPARYVSGYLHPRPDAEVGVAVTGESHAWVEWFAGDWHGFDPTNNIEIGDRHVLVGRGRDYNDVPPLRGVYAGPFKSQLNVKVTITREM, from the coding sequence GTGAAGCGGCTGCGCATCGAGCACTCGACCGGTTTCTCCTATCAGGGCAACGTCTCCGCGTCGTACAACGAGGCACGGATGCTGCCGGGATCGACCGACAGCCAGTTCGTCCTCAACTCCTCGCTGGAGATCGAGCCGTCGACATCCGTCAACCACTACGTCGACTACTTCGGAACGCGCGTGGCCTCGTTCGATGTGCTCTCACCGCACGCGGCACTGCAGATCACCGCGCGCTCGCTGGTCGAGGTGCGGTCGCGTCCGATCGCCCACACGCCCCTCACCTGGCATGAACTCGGCGATGAGGCAGCGGCCTCGGTGGCGACCATCGAGCAGCTCGGCCAGACCGCACGCACCCGTCCGCACCCCGAGGTGGCGGAGCTCGCCCGCTCCATCGCGGCCGACCACACCCACCCCGGCGAAGCGGCGCACGCGATCTCGGTCGCCGTCGGCGATGCGGTGGAGTACATGCACGGTGTCACCGGGGTGCACTCCACCGCGAGCGATGCCTGGACGTCGCGGAAGGGCGTCTGTCAGGACATCACCCACATCACGCTCGGTGCCCTCCGCGAGGTGGGGATCCCGGCGCGCTACGTCTCGGGCTACCTTCACCCCCGGCCCGACGCCGAGGTCGGCGTCGCCGTCACCGGCGAGTCGCACGCCTGGGTGGAGTGGTTCGCCGGGGACTGGCACGGATTCGACCCCACCAACAACATCGAGATCGGCGACCGGCACGTGCTGGTCGGCCGCGGCCGCGACTACAACGACGTGCCGCCGCTGCGCGGGGTCTACGCGGGGCCGTTCAAGAGCCAGCTGAACGTGAAGGTCACGATCACCCGCGAGATGTGA
- a CDS encoding ABC transporter permease subunit, with product MTLTPLVARPAQSARHRRAGALMVLPAVAATALVVGGGLGATVLQSVGLLPIVGRAELSFAAYTRDPEALWAAVGVSLWVAGASTLIAAVVGMAAAVVIVSGRWGGRVVAALGAATVTVPHLIGAAAIGLLLADGGMLSRMLGVPPEAWPAFVGGPLWAAAIAEFAWKESAFIALVVTGTLATRIARFDESAALLGAGRWQRFRRVFLPLTAPTLLICSAISFVYALASYEVSWLLGRTYPEPLPVLAVRLFQGVSLDSRPDAAAVAVVTSAIALTVVAGTFAVLRRTAVWR from the coding sequence GTGACGCTCACCCCGCTGGTCGCCCGTCCCGCGCAGTCCGCCCGGCACCGCCGGGCGGGCGCGCTGATGGTGCTGCCGGCGGTGGCGGCGACCGCGCTCGTCGTCGGCGGCGGCCTGGGTGCGACCGTGCTGCAGAGCGTCGGGCTCCTGCCCATCGTGGGTCGGGCCGAGCTGTCGTTCGCGGCCTACACCCGTGACCCCGAGGCGCTCTGGGCGGCGGTCGGCGTCTCGCTCTGGGTCGCCGGAGCCTCGACGCTCATCGCCGCCGTCGTCGGCATGGCCGCCGCGGTCGTGATCGTCTCGGGTCGCTGGGGCGGACGTGTCGTGGCTGCGCTGGGTGCAGCCACGGTCACCGTCCCCCACCTCATCGGCGCCGCCGCGATCGGGCTGCTGCTCGCCGACGGGGGGATGCTGTCGCGGATGCTGGGGGTGCCCCCCGAAGCCTGGCCGGCGTTCGTGGGCGGACCCCTCTGGGCCGCTGCGATCGCCGAATTCGCGTGGAAGGAGTCCGCCTTCATCGCGCTCGTGGTGACGGGCACCCTCGCGACGCGCATCGCCCGGTTCGACGAAAGTGCGGCCCTCCTCGGCGCAGGGCGGTGGCAGCGTTTCCGCCGCGTCTTCCTCCCGCTCACCGCGCCGACGCTGCTCATCTGCTCGGCCATCAGCTTCGTGTACGCCCTCGCCTCGTACGAGGTCTCGTGGCTCCTCGGCCGCACCTACCCCGAACCGCTTCCGGTCCTCGCGGTCCGCCTGTTCCAAGGCGTCTCGCTGGACTCGCGGCCCGACGCGGCCGCCGTCGCCGTCGTCACCTCGGCGATCGCGCTGACGGTCGTGGCCGGCACGTTCGCGGTCCTCCGGCGAACGGCGGTGTGGCGATGA
- a CDS encoding dihydrolipoyl dehydrogenase family protein, giving the protein MTAPSSRRPRILSAADAAGDWDLVVIGAGSAGLVASRTAASLGARTLLIEAARFGGECLYTGCVPSKALIAAAHAAHTARTASRLGVEVTGVTVDFPRVMAHVRAAIAHIEPVDSPEALVAKGVSVVTGRARFTGPTQLEVDGHRLRFRDAVIATGSHPATPDVPGAADLPILTNETFWDLHDQPESLLVQGGGPIGCELAQAMARLGTRVTLVHRGERILPREDAAASRLVHDALIRDGVDVRVNTTVAALTPAGSPGGGTAQLSDGTEVAFDRMLAALGRRAAVDGLGLDAAEVRLTADGDVEVDRTLRTSNPRIRAAGDVTPLPRFTHTAGFFGSTAATNAVLGLSRTVDVAAVPRVTFTAPEVGAIGIAPADARAQGLRVVTTEHDDVDRAVADHDTGGHTTLVLDRRGRLRGASVVGPRAGEVLGELTTAVAAGVSVRALASTIHAYPTYADAAWNAAIAAAQEGLDRGLVGRGIRFLRRRHARRAAL; this is encoded by the coding sequence GTGACCGCCCCCTCGTCCCGTCGCCCCCGCATCCTCTCCGCCGCCGACGCCGCCGGCGACTGGGACCTCGTCGTCATCGGCGCGGGGAGCGCCGGCCTCGTGGCCAGCCGCACGGCGGCGTCGCTGGGCGCACGCACCCTGCTGATCGAAGCCGCGCGGTTCGGGGGAGAGTGCCTGTACACCGGCTGCGTGCCCTCGAAAGCCCTCATCGCGGCCGCGCATGCCGCGCACACCGCCCGCACCGCCTCGCGCCTCGGCGTCGAGGTGACCGGGGTCACCGTCGACTTCCCGCGCGTGATGGCCCACGTTCGCGCGGCGATCGCGCACATCGAGCCCGTGGACTCCCCCGAGGCGCTCGTGGCGAAAGGCGTTTCGGTGGTGACCGGACGCGCACGATTCACCGGCCCGACCCAGCTCGAGGTCGACGGACACCGCCTCCGGTTCCGCGACGCCGTCATCGCCACCGGCAGCCACCCGGCGACCCCGGACGTGCCCGGAGCCGCCGATCTGCCGATCCTCACCAACGAGACCTTCTGGGATCTCCACGATCAGCCCGAGTCCCTGCTCGTGCAGGGCGGCGGACCCATCGGCTGCGAGCTCGCTCAAGCGATGGCGCGCCTGGGCACCCGCGTCACGCTGGTGCATCGCGGCGAGCGGATCCTTCCCCGGGAGGATGCCGCGGCGAGCCGCCTCGTCCATGACGCCCTCATCCGCGACGGCGTCGACGTGCGGGTGAACACGACCGTGGCGGCCCTCACCCCGGCCGGATCCCCCGGTGGCGGCACCGCGCAGCTCTCCGACGGGACGGAGGTCGCCTTCGACCGGATGCTGGCGGCGCTCGGCCGCCGCGCCGCCGTCGACGGCCTGGGTCTCGACGCAGCCGAGGTGCGCCTGACTGCCGACGGCGACGTCGAGGTCGACCGCACGCTTCGCACCTCCAACCCGCGCATCCGCGCGGCAGGCGACGTGACCCCTCTCCCGCGCTTCACCCACACCGCGGGCTTCTTCGGCAGCACGGCGGCGACGAACGCCGTTCTGGGTCTATCGCGCACGGTCGACGTCGCGGCGGTGCCGCGGGTGACCTTCACCGCCCCTGAGGTCGGCGCGATCGGCATCGCACCCGCCGACGCCCGGGCGCAGGGCCTGCGCGTCGTGACCACGGAGCACGACGACGTGGACCGCGCCGTGGCCGACCACGACACCGGCGGACACACCACGCTCGTCCTCGATCGCCGCGGCCGCCTCCGCGGCGCCTCGGTCGTCGGCCCGCGAGCGGGAGAAGTCCTCGGAGAGCTGACCACCGCGGTCGCCGCCGGGGTGAGCGTCCGCGCCCTCGCGAGCACGATCCACGCCTATCCCACGTACGCCGACGCCGCGTGGAACGCCGCGATCGCCGCCGCCCAGGAGGGCCTCGATCGCGGACTCGTGGGCCGCGGCATCCGATTCCTGCGGCGGCGGCACGCTCGCCGGGCAGCGCTGTGA
- a CDS encoding CDP-alcohol phosphatidyltransferase family protein gives MLDAALRPLLARPLEALTTLLDRPGVTPDRLTVAGLVLGLGSAAAAAFQLWVPALVLWLVSRVVDGLDGTLARRRAVARGDAEGGTHAGGFLDIAADFVVYGATVAGVAIGATAGGAPWWPFLLVLLAYYINGTAFLAFSSIAERAGRRIDDGRSLSFLGGLAEATETIAVHALWLILPFWAAEIAVVWAVIVGVSAAQRIVVGYRSLR, from the coding sequence ATGCTTGACGCGGCGCTCCGACCCCTTCTCGCCCGTCCGCTCGAGGCCCTCACGACACTGCTCGACCGGCCGGGCGTCACGCCCGATCGCCTCACCGTCGCGGGCCTCGTGCTGGGCCTGGGCTCCGCGGCGGCCGCGGCGTTCCAGCTGTGGGTCCCGGCGCTGGTGCTCTGGCTCGTCTCGCGTGTCGTCGACGGCCTCGACGGCACACTCGCACGCCGCCGGGCGGTGGCCCGGGGTGACGCAGAGGGAGGCACGCACGCGGGCGGGTTCCTCGACATCGCCGCCGACTTCGTCGTGTACGGCGCGACCGTCGCGGGAGTGGCGATCGGGGCCACCGCCGGCGGGGCGCCGTGGTGGCCGTTCCTCCTCGTGCTCCTGGCCTACTACATCAACGGCACGGCGTTCCTGGCCTTCTCGTCCATCGCCGAGCGGGCCGGGCGTCGGATCGACGACGGGCGATCGCTATCGTTCCTCGGTGGCCTCGCCGAGGCGACCGAGACCATCGCGGTGCACGCGCTGTGGCTCATCCTGCCGTTCTGGGCGGCCGAGATCGCCGTGGTGTGGGCGGTGATCGTCGGGGTGAGCGCGGCGCAGCGGATCGTCGTGGGCTACCGGTCGCTGCGCTGA
- a CDS encoding TVP38/TMEM64 family protein, producing MLGYRERVHTDRNPDEYEDDERRMITRSRRSVSRGAIIRLISLGVFVAAAVSVGLLLPPLDVDGLRDRFGDLGWIGLAAFAGIYGLLTLSPVPKGVLSIGAGVVWGFGVGVVAVYAGALLGATLAFWTSRLLGRDAVARLMGRRAAAIDDLFERRGFLSILGLRLVPVVPFTALNYASGLTGVRYAAYAAATAVGIIPGTAAYVALGAFGIEAGPLFWVALGALGALSLIGAAAGVVVHAPPCACTRRGRSIR from the coding sequence GTGCTCGGCTATCGTGAGCGGGTCCACACCGACCGAAACCCCGACGAGTACGAAGACGACGAGAGGCGCATGATCACGCGAAGCCGCCGCAGCGTCTCCCGGGGTGCGATCATCCGACTGATCTCTCTCGGTGTCTTCGTCGCCGCGGCGGTTTCGGTTGGGCTCTTGCTGCCCCCGCTCGATGTCGACGGCCTGCGCGATCGCTTCGGCGACCTCGGGTGGATCGGCCTCGCGGCGTTCGCGGGGATCTACGGGCTGCTCACCCTTTCCCCGGTGCCGAAGGGCGTGCTGAGCATCGGGGCGGGCGTGGTGTGGGGCTTCGGGGTCGGAGTGGTGGCCGTCTACGCCGGGGCGCTCCTCGGGGCGACGCTGGCGTTCTGGACGTCGCGACTGCTCGGACGCGACGCGGTCGCACGGCTGATGGGGCGTCGCGCCGCCGCGATCGACGACCTGTTCGAGCGTCGCGGGTTCCTCTCGATCCTGGGCCTGCGCCTCGTGCCGGTCGTGCCTTTCACCGCCCTGAACTACGCCTCCGGTCTCACCGGTGTCAGGTATGCCGCCTACGCCGCGGCGACCGCGGTCGGGATCATCCCCGGCACCGCGGCCTACGTCGCACTGGGCGCGTTCGGCATCGAGGCAGGGCCGCTCTTCTGGGTCGCCCTGGGAGCGCTCGGCGCTCTCTCGCTCATCGGGGCGGCCGCCGGGGTCGTCGTGCACGCGCCGCCGTGTGCGTGCACGCGCCGCGGGCGCAGCATCCGATGA
- a CDS encoding ABC transporter permease: MSAETASPGSTLLVSHGAGRAVRLATGILLIVWFALPFVPLVLWAGADRWSFPSPLPTAWGTRGLVAAEGFGAVPAFLTSTALAVTVAAIATPLGALAARALTFGSVPWPRAVAALLLSPIALPPFAAVLGVNVVLLRTYVPPVAGTVLVLVVLALPYTAFVMRTAYGAYDMSFEENARLLGASRRDVLLRVQVPLLAPALARAAFLAFLVAWSDYLVTVIVGAGELVTLPLVVAGAAAAVGNDAAVAVMSLGAIIPPIVLLLATVSLGRRRPASTAPAPATTTTTPPTAERIPA; the protein is encoded by the coding sequence ATGAGCGCGGAGACGGCATCACCCGGATCGACCCTGCTCGTCTCGCACGGCGCCGGTCGTGCGGTGCGTCTTGCCACCGGCATCCTGCTCATCGTGTGGTTCGCCCTGCCCTTCGTGCCGCTCGTGCTCTGGGCCGGAGCCGACCGCTGGTCGTTCCCCTCGCCTCTCCCGACCGCGTGGGGCACGCGGGGTCTCGTCGCGGCGGAGGGGTTTGGCGCCGTGCCCGCCTTCCTCACCTCCACCGCGCTCGCGGTGACGGTCGCGGCGATCGCCACTCCGCTCGGGGCGCTGGCCGCCCGCGCGCTCACCTTCGGCAGCGTGCCGTGGCCGCGTGCCGTCGCCGCCCTGCTTCTGTCGCCGATCGCGCTTCCGCCGTTCGCGGCGGTGCTCGGCGTCAACGTGGTGCTGCTGCGCACCTACGTGCCCCCGGTCGCCGGCACGGTGCTGGTGCTGGTCGTCCTCGCGCTTCCCTACACCGCGTTCGTCATGCGGACCGCCTACGGCGCGTACGACATGTCCTTCGAGGAGAACGCCCGCCTGCTCGGGGCATCGCGGCGCGACGTGCTGCTTCGTGTTCAGGTGCCGCTGCTCGCCCCCGCGCTCGCGCGCGCGGCGTTCCTGGCATTCCTCGTGGCATGGAGCGACTACCTCGTCACCGTCATCGTCGGCGCGGGTGAACTGGTGACGCTGCCTCTCGTCGTCGCGGGCGCGGCGGCCGCCGTCGGCAACGACGCCGCCGTGGCCGTGATGTCGCTCGGGGCGATCATCCCGCCCATCGTCCTGCTGCTGGCGACGGTGTCGCTCGGGCGCCGGCGGCCGGCATCGACCGCACCCGCGCCCGCCACCACCACCACCACCCCGCCCACTGCAGAGAGGATTCCGGCATGA
- a CDS encoding ABC transporter ATP-binding protein, giving the protein MTASLTLDTVSKRFRGARTAAVSGVTLHVAAGSCTAVLGPSGSGKSTLLRLVAGLEAPDSGRVLIGGHDVAGVAAERRGVGMVFQKSLLFPHLSVLDNVAFSARVRGESRRRARARAAEFLEMVQLRGFGARRVDELSGGQEQRVAIARALAAEPAVLLLDEPFSALDPALRADMHALLDELRLTVGPTILLVTHDRDEASRVADRIAVLDGGELHHESDVAGAYRAPSSVRVAELMGARNLVPGVMADGVHTSDLGEIPIPDAAVSGPAVLIVRQEDVQVWRPAETPPSRHPLGTLPDADRSADDAGRAPLAVETALSVRVTAVRWTGTVESARASGARTDLTVRVTPTVLLHAEVTAAGAPRLGERVALSIPAGAAHVVPA; this is encoded by the coding sequence ATGACCGCCTCACTCACCCTCGACACCGTCTCCAAGCGCTTCCGCGGCGCACGGACCGCGGCGGTCTCGGGCGTCACGCTCCACGTGGCGGCCGGGTCGTGCACCGCCGTCCTCGGACCGAGCGGGTCGGGCAAGAGCACCCTGCTGCGCCTCGTCGCCGGGCTCGAAGCCCCCGACAGCGGACGCGTCCTCATCGGCGGCCACGACGTGGCGGGCGTGGCCGCCGAGCGCCGCGGCGTGGGGATGGTCTTCCAGAAGTCCCTGCTCTTCCCGCACCTGTCGGTACTCGACAATGTGGCCTTCTCGGCCCGAGTGCGCGGTGAGTCGCGCCGCCGGGCTCGCGCGCGGGCGGCGGAGTTCCTCGAGATGGTGCAGCTGCGCGGCTTCGGAGCCCGGCGGGTGGATGAGCTCTCGGGCGGGCAGGAGCAGCGCGTGGCGATCGCCCGGGCCCTCGCTGCGGAGCCGGCCGTGCTGCTGCTCGATGAGCCCTTCAGTGCACTGGACCCCGCACTCCGCGCCGACATGCACGCACTCCTCGACGAACTGCGGCTGACCGTGGGGCCCACGATCCTTCTCGTCACCCACGACCGCGACGAGGCGTCGCGGGTCGCCGACCGCATCGCCGTCCTCGACGGCGGGGAGCTCCATCACGAGAGCGACGTCGCCGGCGCCTATCGCGCGCCGTCGTCGGTCCGGGTCGCCGAGCTGATGGGGGCGCGCAACCTCGTTCCGGGCGTCATGGCCGACGGGGTGCACACCAGCGACCTCGGTGAGATCCCGATCCCGGATGCCGCGGTGTCCGGCCCCGCCGTGCTCATCGTCCGGCAGGAGGACGTGCAGGTGTGGCGTCCCGCCGAGACGCCCCCGTCGCGGCATCCGCTCGGCACCCTGCCCGATGCGGACCGGAGCGCGGATGACGCCGGCCGGGCCCCGCTCGCAGTGGAGACCGCCCTGTCAGTGCGCGTGACTGCGGTGCGGTGGACCGGAACGGTGGAGTCGGCCCGCGCCTCCGGCGCCCGCACGGACCTCACCGTACGCGTGACCCCGACGGTGCTGCTGCACGCCGAGGTCACGGCGGCCGGCGCCCCTCGGCTCGGCGAACGCGTCGCCCTCTCGATCCCCGCCGGCGCCGCGCACGTCGTCCCCGCCTGA
- a CDS encoding ABC transporter substrate-binding protein, translated as MNLVSRRRRLAVAALALPALALAACSAPSAAGGEVPDSWDQVLADADGQTVQLWMYGGDDQGNAYVDDILAPAVAEYGVTLERVPVTDTRDALNRVFTEIQAGRDDGTVDLIWVNGDNFRTGKEADAWLCGWTDLLPNMANTDPADPLLLSDFGTEVDGCEAPWHKAQFTLVYNADTVADVPTSMDEVLEWAEANPGRFTYPAPPDFTGSVFVREVLASVSGGADEVPTAFSQEAFDELTPALYDRLAELAPSLWRGGDTYPANEAELGQLFADGQVDMMMTYGPATLTGLVADGTYPAGTKVLELADGTVGNASFLGLPANSDAVAGAMVVANESLSVQQQVAKAEPEVWGQFTVLDIAGLEPGDRALFDTLPASPVVPPYEVLSQNAHAELAAEWVPAIDEGWRAEVLSR; from the coding sequence ATGAACCTCGTATCTCGCCGCCGGCGTCTCGCCGTCGCTGCGCTGGCACTTCCCGCGCTCGCCCTCGCCGCCTGCTCCGCCCCATCGGCCGCCGGGGGCGAGGTTCCCGACAGCTGGGATCAGGTGCTCGCCGACGCAGACGGGCAGACCGTGCAGCTGTGGATGTACGGCGGCGACGATCAGGGCAACGCCTACGTCGACGACATCCTCGCTCCCGCGGTCGCAGAGTACGGTGTCACCCTCGAGCGGGTGCCCGTCACCGACACCCGCGATGCGCTCAACCGCGTCTTCACCGAGATCCAGGCCGGACGCGACGACGGGACCGTCGACCTCATCTGGGTCAACGGCGACAATTTCCGCACGGGCAAGGAGGCCGACGCGTGGCTGTGCGGGTGGACCGACCTGCTGCCGAACATGGCGAACACCGATCCGGCCGACCCGCTCCTGCTGTCGGACTTCGGCACCGAGGTCGACGGGTGCGAGGCCCCCTGGCACAAGGCGCAGTTCACCCTGGTCTACAACGCCGACACCGTCGCCGACGTCCCCACGTCGATGGACGAGGTGCTCGAGTGGGCAGAGGCGAACCCCGGACGCTTCACCTACCCCGCGCCACCGGACTTCACCGGTTCGGTGTTCGTGCGCGAGGTGCTCGCCAGTGTGTCGGGCGGCGCCGATGAGGTGCCCACCGCCTTCTCTCAGGAGGCGTTCGACGAGCTGACGCCGGCGCTGTACGACCGACTGGCCGAACTCGCCCCGAGCCTCTGGCGCGGCGGCGACACCTACCCCGCGAACGAGGCCGAGCTCGGCCAGCTCTTCGCCGACGGTCAGGTCGACATGATGATGACCTACGGCCCCGCCACCCTCACCGGACTCGTCGCGGACGGAACCTACCCCGCGGGGACGAAGGTGCTCGAGCTCGCCGACGGCACGGTCGGGAATGCCAGCTTCCTGGGCCTGCCCGCCAACTCCGACGCCGTCGCCGGCGCGATGGTCGTGGCGAACGAGTCGCTGTCGGTGCAGCAACAGGTCGCCAAGGCCGAGCCGGAGGTGTGGGGACAGTTCACCGTCCTCGACATCGCAGGCCTCGAGCCGGGCGACCGCGCCCTGTTCGACACGCTGCCGGCCTCGCCCGTGGTGCCCCCGTACGAGGTGCTCTCGCAGAACGCCCACGCCGAGCTCGCCGCCGAGTGGGTACCCGCCATCGACGAGGGATGGCGCGCGGAGGTTCTCAGCAGGTGA